GTTAATGAATGTGTACAGTAGTATTAGTAAAAATAAAGTCTAATAATAAAGTTAAGTGCAAGTGATACGATATGTTTGTTTAATttaccaaaaaattttaaaaaaagagatagctatttttttactaaattttgaaatttgtcatttttttctcattgaaaaatatatttttgaaatGGAATTCTATACTATTTAGTATTTAACTTCGAAAATTTGACTACAGAATTAGCCATGGCCCCGAAATTTTAAGATACATTTTCGGCACTAAAATCCTAATTATCGAACCAAAGCGTCTATCAAATTATTTTAGTAAACTTTTATATGACTTGGATCAatcttatttttcattttttttcctgtttgTTTCGTCTCACGTAAATAATTACTAAATACCCATCACCCGCTTGTAGACTAGTAGGTGACGAGCTTCATTTTGCTGCAACGAATTGAAGGAAAACATGAGAGATGGAGTCAGTTGAATAAGGCAGCAGGAGACGTGGTCCAATGATGACTGATGAGAGTTGGACTAACAATTAAAAGCCTCATCACGCAACGTTTCATCCCCAAATGTCAGATATACCATATGCAAAGAGATGGTGAAGGGATTCTGATCGTGGCTCTTCGTAGGCCCAGAAAGCAAAAGATGGAGAAGAAATTGAAAAGGGGAGAGAGTCCCCGGATTCGATTCCATTTTATGGACACATTTGTCATGATTCCTTCTGTTCCCAATCGCTTTtcatccaatatatatatatgcctgTCAAATCAGGGGGCACCATGTCTACAAGTGATAAGATAATGAGTTATTTCCAGCTTGGATTAGTGGTTAGAACTTAGAAGCCTTGGAGAATACACCATAATCTCTTGATAATCATTGGTGCTTGGAAAACTGATTAAATGATGAATAATGAATTTCTCTCTAACAGTTTACACCTGAAACTGCTCTTGTTTCTACGGAACTTGTTTATACTGCAGAACTTGTATTAATGTATAGGCATGACAATAGGGGCGGGCAGTGCAGGAGTGGAGACAGGGGGAATTTTTTTCCCCGTTCTAAATTGGGGGTATAAATAAatgtaatatattatataatctaataataataaatttagaaTATTTGGTAACTAAACATAGCCTTTATTTCAATTCCATCTAAATTCTTAATTGTTATTTAGTACAAACATGTTACGCGTTCTATGTGTATTTCCAAATATTATCCATATAATCCAATtgaatttcttaattttcttcAACACTAttcttgtttaattttttttttcactttttttagtttcgtattttattttattttttgaatttagttTTGATCTATTGAATAaaaatttatagaaaaaaaattaaattatcacCCACGACATCCACGAGAAAAGTtgggcggggcggggcgggagGTTGGGGATGGGACGGGGGCGGGGGAGTTTTTTGGCATCGGAGTCCCCCCGCCCCAAACCCGCCCTGTTGCCATCTCCATTAACGCATGGGGAACTTACCATGTTCTGATAAAAAGGTCATGTTCTCGATGTTGACGGGCAAGCAGATAATAATTATGAGGGTGCATTTACCACTTGCAGCGAGCTCAATCAGACAAGGGGGTCATAATGCGACTATGCACAAACAATTGAGAGAAGGTGATCTAAGTTTGAGGACTACGAACCAAATGGTTAGAAATTGTTTGGCTGACTGAAAACCTAAACGAAAGATGGATTAGTTTAGTGGTCCGATAAATTCCTCAGTCGAGGGATGGCTGACTGAGGAATCAGAAACTTTTACAATCAGATTTTATACCAAAAATAAAGTTGAAAATGTAAAAGAACCCAATCCTTCCACACGGTAAGTTACCTCCAATTTAATTAAAGCGTAAAATCAAGCTGCAACTGACAACAGAAAATCAAGAATCCTCCAATTTAATTAAAGCGTAAAATCATTCCATCATTCCTTATGCTTGGTTATCCGGAAAAAGAGAGCAGTCGTTGCAGTCATGTCTCAGCcctcaaaattataaaattctCGGACAACAAAAAGGATTCTTTTTCATGCAGAGTAAGGGGCTAGATTGACAACCAAGACTAGGAAAAGGACATTTCAACCTTCCATCTTTACATAATTTCCCTCCTTAAATGTTTGCCTAAATAAATTGCAATCAGCCTACCTCCTCAGCAGAGACGGATACACCAGCATGACCTCCTGATCCATTTGCAGGCAGCCTTAGAGCCTCAGTATCTGTAGTATCATCAGGGCACGAGGGCTGCTGCTCCAACAACGATTGCCGACACGTAGGACAAGAAGAGTGTGAAGCCAACCAAATGTCAATACACCTCACATGAAAACCATGGTGACACCTTGGCAGCACTCTTACTTTCTCGCCATCCTCAAATTCCCCTAGGCATATTGGACAGTCTGTTGCCGGTAGAACAACTCCGGTCCCGTATTCTGCTACCGGTATCCGCCGTAGCATGCTTTTCTTCAGTCCGGTTGCAGCCAGGCGTGCAGCTGTCTCGTCCTGTGACTCGAAAGCAAACCTTCGGCTGCACCTCAAGGCACATCTCACGATTGAATTTAGTCCAAGAGCACATATCAATGCACACAGCAGAGCTGCTAGAATGATGACCATATTGGTGTCAAATTTTGTCTCGCTTGTGTATCCATTGTGCGTTCTGCTTTCGTTTCTTGGGGGTGAATCGGGTTGAGTTCCCAGAAGTAAGCGATGCGGGCGATGATAAGTGGTCATCACGACCGGATCATGAAGTATACGTACGAAAC
This portion of the Coffea arabica cultivar ET-39 chromosome 2e, Coffea Arabica ET-39 HiFi, whole genome shotgun sequence genome encodes:
- the LOC113730250 gene encoding RING-H2 finger protein ATL74 produces the protein MTTYHRPHRLLLGTQPDSPPRNESRTHNGYTSETKFDTNMVIILAALLCALICALGLNSIVRCALRCSRRFAFESQDETAARLAATGLKKSMLRRIPVAEYGTGVVLPATDCPICLGEFEDGEKVRVLPRCHHGFHVRCIDIWLASHSSCPTCRQSLLEQQPSCPDDTTDTEALRLPANGSGGHAGVSVSAEEVG